In Macadamia integrifolia cultivar HAES 741 chromosome 13, SCU_Mint_v3, whole genome shotgun sequence, one DNA window encodes the following:
- the LOC122059995 gene encoding cation-chloride cotransporter 1 → MMGVFLPCLQNILGIIYYIRFSWIVGMAGIGESLILVAFCNLCTFLTGLSLSAIATNGAMKGGGPYYLIGRALGPEVGVSIGLCFFLGNAVAGALYVLGAVETFLDAVPGAGIFRVTNAAGVSTPSIHDLQIYGIVVTIGLSFIVFGGVKMINRVAPAFLVPVLFSLSCIFIGIFAARKDHPSSGVTGLSLTTFKDNWSSDYQRTDSAGIPDPEGKYYWNFNALVGLFFPAVTGIMAGSNRSASLKDTQRSIPVGTLAATLTTAFLYLITVLFFGAIATRKKLLTDRLLTATVAWPFPAITYVGIILSTLGAALQNLTGAPRLLAAVANDDILPVLNYFKVAEGDEPHVATLFTAFICCGCVVIGNLDLITPTVTMFFLLCYAGVNLSCFLLDLLDAPSWRPRWKFHHWSLSLLGASLCIVIMFLISWSFTVVSLALASLIYYYVCLKGKAGDWGDGFKSAYFQLALRSLRSLGADQVHPKNWYPIPLIFCRPWGKLPDNVPCHPKLADFANCMKKKGRGMSIFVAIHDGDYHECAEDAKAACRQLSTYIEYKRCEGVAEIVVAPSISDGFRGIVQTMGLGNLKPNIVVMRYPEIWRRENLTQIPATFVSIINDCIIANKAVVIVKGLDEWPNEYQRQYGTIDLYWIVRDGGLMLLLSQLLLTKESFESCKIQVFCIAEEDADAEELKADVKKFLYDLRMQAEVIVITMKSWEAHVEDGARQDDSMEGFTGAQKRIAAYLGEMKEKAQTEGTPLMADGKAVVVNEQQVEKFLYTTLKLNSTILRYSRMAAVVFVSLPPPPLNHPAYFYMEYMDLLVHNVPRLLIVRGYRRDVVTLFT, encoded by the exons ATGATGGGTGTTTTTCTGCCATGTTTGCAGAACATCTTGGGAATTATTTATTATATCCGATTTTCTTG GATTGTTGGTATGGCAGGCATAGGGGAGTCGCTGATTTTGGTTGCCTTCTGTAACTTGTGCACTTTCCTGACTGGACTATCCTTAAGTGCCATCGCAACTAATGGTGCAATGAAG GGTGGTGGACCATATTATCTTATTGGTCGAGCCCTTGGTCCAGAGGTTGGAGTTAGCATTGGGTTATGCTTCTTTCTTGGGAATGCTGTCGCTGGAGCTCT ATACGTCTTGGGAGCAGTAGAGACCTTCCTAGATGCTGTGCCAGGTGCTGGAATATTTAGAG TGACTAATGCTGCAGGAGTCTCAACTCCTAGCATACATGACCTGCAAATTTATGGAATTGTTGTGACCATTGGCCTATCATTTATCGTATTTGGTGGTGTCAAAATGATCAATCGGGTCGCACCGGCTTTCCTTGTACCTGTTCTGTTTTCGTTGTCATGCATATTCATTGGGATCTTTGCAGCGAGGAAGGATCATCCTTCAT CTGGAGTCACAGGCTTGAGCCTGACAACATTCAAAGATAATTGGAGTTCTGATTACCAACGAACTGACAGCGCTGGGATACCTGATCCTGAAGGAAAATATTACTGGAACTTCAA tgcTTTGGTGGGTCTCTTTTTCCCTGCTGTAACGGGAATTATGGCAGGTTCAAATCGCTCTGCATCACTAAAGGACACACAGCGTTCGATACCTGTTGGAACATTGGCTGCGACTCTCACAACTGCTTTTCTGTATCTGATTACTGTGTTATTTTTTGGAGCTATTGCAACCAGAAAGAAGCTTTTGACGGACAG GCTACTTACAGCTACAGTGGCTTGGCCCTTTCCTGCAATCACTTATGTCGGGATTATCCTCTCCACTCTAGGTGCAGCTCTTCAAAATTTGACAGGGGCTCCACGGTTGCTTGCAGCAGTTGCCAATGATGACATTCTCCCAGTTCTTAACTACTTCAAGGTTGCGGAGGGGGATGAGCCCCATGTTGCTACCCTCTTTACAGCCTTCATCTGTTGTGGATGTGTCGTGATTGGGAATCTGGATCTTATCACACCGACTGTTACAATGTTTTTCCTTCTATGTTACGCTGGTGTCAACTTATCTTGCTTCCTTCTTGACCTTCTAGATGCTCCAAGTTGGCGTCCTCGGTGGAAATTTCACCACTGGAGCCTCTCTCTTCTCGGAGCATCACTTTGTATAG TGATCATGTTCTTGATCTCGTGGTCATTCACAGTGGTGTCTCTTGCCCTTGCCAGCCTTATATATTATTATGTGTGCTTAAAGGGGAAGGCAGGGGACTGGGGTGATGGTTTCAAGAGTGCATATTTCCAATTAGCCCTTCGCAGTCTCCGGTCATTGGGAG CTGACCAAGTTCACCCGAAGAACTGGTATCCAATCCCTCTCATATTCTGTAGGCCATGGGGGAAGCTTCCAGATAATGTCCCCTGCCATCCAAAGCTTGCTGACTTTGCTAATTGTATGAAAAAGAAAGGGCGAGGTATGTCTATCTTTGTCGCGATTCATGATGGGGATTACCATGAGTGTGCTGAGGATGCCAAGGCTGCCTGTCGGCAGCTTAGCACCTATATTGAGTATAAACGCTGTGAGGGTGTAGCAGAGATTGTGGTTGCCCCCAGCATCTCTGATGGTTTCCGTGGGATTGTCCAGACCATGGGCCTTGGCAACCTCAAGCCCAATATTGTGGTGATGAGATATCCAGAGATATGGCGTCGGGAGAATCTAACTCAGATCCCAGCCACCTTTGTCAGCATCATCAATGACTGCATTATTGCCAATAAGGCAGTTGTTATTGTCAAGGGGCTTGATGAGTGGCCCAATGAGTACCAGAGACAGTATGGTACCATTGACTTGTACTGGATTGTAAGGGATGGTGGTCTCatgttgcttctctctcagcttCTGCTTACAAAGGAGAGCTTTGAAAGCTGCAAGATTCAGGTCTTCTGCATTGCTGAGGAGGATGCAGATGCAGAGGAGCTCAAGGCTGATGTCAAGAAGTTCCTATATGATCTCCGGATGCAGGCTGAGGTGATAGTCATTACAATGAAGTCATGGGAGGCCCATGTAGAGGATGGTGCACGGCAAGATGATTCAATGGAGGGATTCACTGGGGCCCAGAAACGAATAGCAGCCTACTTAGGAGAGATGAAGGAGAAGGCTCAGACGGAAGGGACTCCTCTGATGGCTGATGGGAAGGCTGTTGTTGTTAATGAGCAGCAGGTAGAGAAATTCCTTTACACTACTTTGAAGCTGAATTCAACAATACTAAGATACTCAAGGATGGCAGCGGTGGTTTTTGTGAGCCTTCCCCCACCTCCATTGAATCACCCTGCTTACTTTTACATGGAGTACATGGATCTGTTGGTACATAATGTACCGAGGCTGTTGATAGTAAGGGGATACCGTAGAGATGTTGTAACCCTCTTCACATAG